Proteins from a genomic interval of Burkholderia cepacia GG4:
- a CDS encoding DUF3613 domain-containing protein, protein MNNNDRRSMRAGRIAVLGAIACMALGSVAAYAQQQGTAPVASDVGRSTRDWLTMQGENRAAAPTQPVLGDVASLVYQRYLDSFKNKIPESMSTQLGSSGGMSGSGQGAQ, encoded by the coding sequence ATGAACAACAACGATCGTCGGAGCATGCGTGCGGGGCGGATTGCGGTGCTGGGGGCGATCGCCTGCATGGCACTGGGAAGCGTCGCCGCCTACGCGCAGCAGCAGGGTACGGCGCCGGTCGCGTCCGACGTTGGCCGCTCGACCCGGGATTGGCTCACGATGCAGGGCGAGAACCGTGCGGCAGCGCCGACCCAACCGGTGCTCGGCGATGTCGCGTCGCTGGTCTACCAGCGTTATCTCGATTCGTTCAAGAACAAGATTCCGGAGTCGATGAGCACGCAGCTCGGTTCGTCCGGTGGCATGTCGGGTAGCGGGCAGGGTGCGCAGTAA
- a CDS encoding CpaF family protein: protein MAHDIQFADGAAPFSQTQQFHDIKNAAHEHLLTRIEELGAEFGRWSRQAINQFVDLEIDSFVRLRRIPLNETEVRAIAEALTKELAGFGPIEDLLADPAVEDILINGYNDVYVSRHGILAKQPVRFTDNAHLLRIVRRILAPIGRRLDESNPMVDARLPDGGRVNVVIEPLSIDGPIVSIRKFRKDPLKPSDLLGNGTYNEEIGALLEAAVEARCNVLVSGGTSSGKTSLLNALAFHIPEAERVVTIEDTAELSLNHPHVVRLESRPGGFDGTGVVTIRDLLRNTLRMRPDRIIVGEVRGGEVLEMLQAMNTGHDGSMGTVHASSPRECLYRLEMLAGFAGFQGTESSLRRQIANAIDFIVQIGRLSNGRRRILSITEVTGLSDNIIATQELYRYEARVTPEGEEIDHWESLGIHPHSPKLARFRQTLTNSGLGGGGFGGGFGGGGFGRGGGFNV, encoded by the coding sequence ATGGCACACGACATTCAATTCGCCGACGGCGCAGCGCCGTTCTCCCAGACGCAGCAATTCCATGACATCAAGAATGCCGCGCACGAGCACTTGCTGACGCGCATCGAGGAACTGGGCGCCGAGTTCGGCCGGTGGTCCCGCCAGGCGATCAATCAGTTCGTCGACCTCGAGATCGACAGCTTCGTGCGCCTGCGCCGCATTCCGCTCAACGAAACCGAGGTGCGGGCGATCGCCGAGGCGCTGACCAAGGAACTCGCGGGCTTCGGGCCGATCGAGGACCTGCTCGCGGATCCGGCCGTCGAGGACATCCTGATCAACGGCTACAACGACGTGTACGTGTCGCGTCACGGGATCCTCGCGAAGCAGCCGGTACGGTTTACCGACAATGCGCACCTGCTGCGGATCGTGCGCCGGATTCTTGCGCCGATCGGGCGCCGTCTCGACGAGTCGAACCCGATGGTCGACGCGCGGCTGCCCGACGGCGGGCGCGTGAACGTGGTGATCGAGCCGCTGTCGATCGATGGCCCGATCGTGTCGATCCGGAAATTCCGCAAGGATCCGCTCAAGCCTTCGGACTTGCTCGGCAACGGCACGTACAACGAAGAGATCGGCGCGCTGCTCGAGGCGGCGGTCGAAGCGCGCTGCAACGTGCTCGTGTCGGGCGGCACGAGTTCGGGCAAGACCTCGCTGCTCAACGCACTCGCATTCCACATTCCGGAGGCCGAGCGTGTCGTGACGATCGAGGACACGGCCGAACTGTCGCTGAACCACCCGCACGTCGTACGGCTGGAAAGCCGTCCGGGCGGGTTCGACGGCACCGGCGTCGTGACTATTCGCGACCTGCTGCGCAACACGTTGCGGATGCGCCCGGACCGGATCATCGTCGGCGAAGTGCGCGGCGGTGAAGTGCTCGAGATGCTGCAGGCCATGAATACGGGCCACGACGGCTCGATGGGGACCGTGCACGCGAGCTCGCCGCGCGAGTGCCTGTACCGTCTCGAGATGCTTGCCGGCTTCGCGGGTTTCCAGGGTACCGAATCGAGCCTGCGTCGCCAGATCGCGAACGCGATCGACTTCATCGTGCAGATCGGGCGGCTGTCGAACGGGCGGCGCCGGATTCTTTCGATCACTGAAGTGACCGGACTGTCCGACAACATCATCGCGACGCAGGAACTGTATCGCTACGAAGCGCGCGTGACGCCGGAGGGCGAGGAAATCGATCACTGGGAGTCGCTCGGCATTCATCCGCATTCGCCGAAGCTCGCGCGCTTCCGCCAGACGCTGACGAACAGCGGCCTGGGCGGTGGCGGTTTCGGCGGCGGCTTTGGCGGCGGCGGTTTCGGCCGCGGCGGAGGCTTCAATGTATAG
- a CDS encoding type II secretion system F family protein — MTATQIGSIALALGALGVLLFGMIALLRATAASRAERALADALDQRMAALEAAKARAAAGEAPAVKPDTRGRERIERMLARFSATGMRWLETGFGKHIVADEDRRLLEQCGYVDARTRGLFLIARIACGIALPLLFAILASGRMKSGSWMIGMFAAFGFGFMLPKLYLQRRAAARRQRVIDELPLLVDMLRLLQGVGLSLDQSLQVVTNDFRGMMPVLSSEVGIAQRQFAAGRTREQSMQRLSSGFDNEDLRAIARLMVQVDKHGGAVQEPLKQFGDRLRETRRAMLRDRIGRLTVKMTGVMVVTLLPALLIVTAGPGLLAVMRALTAHHH, encoded by the coding sequence ATGACTGCAACTCAGATCGGATCGATCGCGCTGGCGCTTGGCGCACTCGGCGTGCTGCTGTTCGGCATGATCGCGTTGCTGCGTGCGACCGCCGCGTCGCGTGCGGAACGCGCGCTCGCCGATGCGCTCGACCAGCGCATGGCAGCGCTGGAAGCGGCCAAGGCGCGAGCCGCGGCGGGTGAGGCTCCGGCCGTGAAACCGGACACGCGCGGCCGTGAGCGCATCGAACGCATGCTTGCGCGATTTTCGGCGACGGGGATGCGCTGGCTCGAGACTGGTTTCGGCAAGCACATCGTCGCGGACGAGGATCGCCGTCTGCTCGAGCAATGCGGGTACGTCGACGCGCGTACGCGCGGGCTGTTCCTGATCGCGCGAATCGCGTGCGGGATCGCGTTGCCGCTGCTGTTCGCGATACTCGCGAGCGGACGAATGAAGAGCGGATCCTGGATGATCGGCATGTTCGCCGCTTTCGGGTTCGGCTTCATGTTGCCGAAACTCTACCTGCAGCGCCGTGCCGCCGCGCGGCGCCAGCGCGTCATCGATGAATTGCCGTTACTGGTCGACATGCTGCGCCTGTTGCAGGGCGTCGGGTTGTCGCTGGATCAAAGCCTGCAGGTCGTGACGAACGATTTCCGCGGGATGATGCCGGTGCTGTCGTCGGAGGTCGGGATCGCACAGCGTCAGTTTGCGGCGGGCCGCACGCGCGAGCAGTCGATGCAACGGTTATCGAGCGGGTTCGACAACGAGGACTTGCGCGCGATCGCGCGGCTGATGGTGCAGGTCGACAAGCACGGAGGCGCGGTGCAGGAGCCGCTGAAGCAATTCGGTGACCGGCTACGCGAGACGCGCCGCGCGATGCTGCGCGACCGGATCGGCCGGTTGACCGTGAAGATGACCGGCGTGATGGTGGTGACGCTGCTGCCCGCGCTGCTGATCGTGACGGCCGGGCCGGGATTGTTGGCCGTGATGCGTGCGCTGACGGCGCATCATCATTGA
- a CDS encoding sigma 54-interacting transcriptional regulator: MRNTPAIAELDLYVWEGKADIVDRVARCMASFDVEVIRADNAEISPERAALRPSLAIISVTMIETGAAFLRDWQANIGMPVVWVGAARDHDASHYPPDYSHILPLDFTCAELRGMVGKLVTQLHAHAAETLQPSELVAHSESMQALLHEVDTFADCDTNVLLHGETGVGKERIAQLLHQKHSRYRQGEFVPVNCGAIPDGLFESLFFGHAKGSFTGAVVAHKGYFEQAAGGTLFLDEVGDLPLYQQVKLLRVLEDGAVLRVGATTPIKVDFRLVAASNKKLPQLVKEGLFRADLYYRLAVIELSIPSLEERGAVDKIALFKSFVAEVVGDERLARLSDLPYWLADAVADSYFPGNVRELRNLAERVGVTVRQTGGWDAARLQRLVAHARNSAQPVPAESAAEVLVDRSKWDMNERSRVIAALDANGWRRQDTAQQLGISRKVLWEKMRKYQIFDEEPETRDSE; encoded by the coding sequence ATGAGAAACACGCCCGCAATCGCAGAACTCGACCTGTACGTCTGGGAAGGCAAGGCGGACATCGTCGATCGCGTCGCCCGATGCATGGCAAGCTTCGACGTCGAGGTGATCCGCGCCGACAATGCGGAGATCTCGCCCGAGCGAGCCGCATTGCGGCCGTCGCTGGCGATCATCAGCGTGACGATGATCGAAACCGGTGCGGCATTCCTGCGCGACTGGCAGGCCAACATCGGCATGCCGGTCGTCTGGGTCGGCGCGGCGCGCGACCACGACGCGTCGCACTATCCGCCCGACTATTCGCATATCCTGCCGCTCGACTTCACGTGTGCGGAACTGCGCGGGATGGTCGGCAAGCTCGTCACGCAGCTGCACGCGCACGCGGCCGAAACGCTGCAGCCGTCCGAACTCGTCGCGCACTCGGAGTCGATGCAGGCGCTGCTGCACGAAGTCGACACCTTCGCCGACTGCGATACCAACGTGCTGCTGCACGGCGAAACCGGCGTCGGCAAGGAGCGCATCGCGCAATTGCTGCACCAAAAGCATTCGCGCTACCGGCAGGGCGAATTCGTGCCGGTCAACTGCGGCGCGATTCCGGACGGCCTGTTCGAGTCGCTGTTCTTCGGGCACGCGAAAGGCTCGTTCACCGGCGCGGTCGTGGCGCACAAAGGCTATTTCGAGCAAGCGGCGGGCGGCACGCTGTTCCTCGATGAAGTCGGCGACCTGCCGTTGTATCAGCAGGTCAAGCTGCTGCGCGTGCTCGAGGATGGCGCGGTGCTGCGGGTCGGCGCGACGACGCCGATCAAGGTCGATTTCCGTCTCGTCGCGGCCAGCAACAAGAAGCTGCCGCAACTCGTCAAGGAAGGCCTGTTCCGCGCGGACCTTTACTATCGGCTGGCGGTGATCGAGCTGAGCATCCCGTCGCTGGAAGAGCGGGGCGCGGTCGACAAGATCGCGCTGTTCAAGTCGTTCGTCGCGGAGGTGGTCGGCGACGAGCGGCTCGCGCGATTGTCCGACCTGCCTTATTGGCTGGCGGACGCGGTCGCGGACAGCTATTTCCCCGGCAACGTGCGCGAGCTGCGCAACCTTGCCGAGCGCGTCGGCGTGACGGTGCGGCAGACGGGCGGCTGGGACGCCGCGCGGCTGCAGCGACTGGTCGCGCATGCGCGCAACTCGGCGCAACCGGTGCCGGCGGAGAGCGCGGCGGAAGTGTTGGTCGACCGCAGCAAATGGGACATGAACGAGCGCAGCCGCGTGATCGCGGCGCTCGACGCAAACGGTTGGCGACGCCAGGATACGGCGCAGCAGCTCGGCATCAGCCGCAAGGTATTGTGGGAAAAAATGCGCAAGTATCAGATATTCGACGAGGAGCCCGAGACCCGCGATAGCGAGTAA
- a CDS encoding type II secretion system F family protein, translating into MYSAMIWVLAVAMMCVASALMLWRHAETRRVRTDAKRFIDSRLEPGARTAAPAARPAASAASRPVSSPGVARNAASGAFWAQWYGVATEYLSNLVSRAGIEGARGKAIVALVALVVVAAFAGSHGGALGCFAALACGGAIFGVWLTSRIQRRRLKIVRQIPSFLDGIVRLVTLGNSVPAAFQAALLTTEEPLRGCLEHVSRMLRTGVEIDRAMLHVAKVYRTEEFELLGSVLRLSVKYGGRADVMLERMAVFMRDLEQAERELTAMSAETRLSAFVLVMLPIGIGSFVVMTNPKYLEGMWNDPSGRMLLMFAFLAQVAGSVWLYRMARLR; encoded by the coding sequence ATGTATAGCGCGATGATCTGGGTGCTCGCGGTCGCGATGATGTGCGTTGCATCGGCACTGATGCTGTGGCGACATGCGGAAACCCGGCGCGTACGGACTGATGCCAAGCGCTTCATCGACAGTCGGCTCGAGCCCGGCGCACGCACGGCGGCGCCGGCCGCACGACCGGCGGCATCCGCCGCGTCGCGGCCGGTGTCGTCACCCGGCGTCGCGCGCAATGCGGCGTCCGGCGCGTTCTGGGCGCAGTGGTATGGGGTGGCGACCGAGTATCTGAGCAACCTCGTGAGCCGCGCGGGGATCGAAGGTGCGCGCGGCAAAGCGATCGTCGCGCTGGTCGCCCTCGTCGTGGTGGCGGCATTCGCAGGCAGCCACGGCGGCGCGCTCGGGTGTTTCGCGGCGCTTGCGTGCGGAGGCGCGATCTTCGGCGTCTGGCTCACGTCGCGAATCCAGCGGCGGCGCCTGAAAATCGTCCGGCAGATTCCGTCGTTTCTCGACGGGATCGTGCGCCTGGTGACGCTTGGCAACAGCGTGCCGGCTGCATTCCAGGCTGCGCTGCTGACGACGGAGGAGCCGCTGCGGGGCTGTCTCGAGCATGTGTCCCGGATGTTGCGGACGGGGGTCGAGATCGACCGCGCGATGCTTCATGTTGCGAAGGTCTACCGGACCGAGGAATTCGAACTGCTCGGCTCGGTGCTGCGGTTGTCGGTCAAGTATGGCGGACGCGCGGATGTCATGCTCGAACGGATGGCCGTGTTCATGCGCGACCTCGAGCAGGCGGAGCGTGAATTGACGGCGATGTCGGCGGAGACGCGACTGTCGGCGTTCGTGCTCGTGATGCTGCCGATCGGGATCGGCAGCTTTGTCGTGATGACGAATCCGAAGTACCTGGAAGGGATGTGGAACGACCCGAGCGGACGAATGCTCCTCATGTTCGCGTTCCTGGCGCAGGTGGCGGGTAGCGTGTGGTTGTATCGAATGGCTCGACTCAGGTGA
- a CDS encoding fimbrial protein, with product MNARIQSLCEPAVTDYFVCASQKEAHMRWLADTLVSAGAVEAASLEPGVLAQRITGLNPALVFIDFTERGEAASVAAATVRAAHPGLPIVALGSLAQPESALAALRAGVRDFIDVSASAEDALRTTRGLLSHVSEPASRHGKVVALLGARAGMGVSTLAANLAVWLQKRALGPGAAGVPEGGAPAGRQTALIDLGLPAGDSALFLNTRCEFHFIDAVQNLRRIDRTFVNTALTRHQSGVALTTLPPDLGGLRDVSYASCIGLLNRLRAFFDQQVVDLGGFSNREFVTQIAASADAAWLVCDQGVASIVSAADLLTGLRDAGVDTDRVKLVVNQYDPALGLMPGQIAERLGLALVGSLPARRVAIGHAANQGRLIVDAAERDPYVRALESLAARLPGVSGMAGASRVAPGLSALKRFIQPSSKRS from the coding sequence ATGAATGCACGAATCCAATCATTGTGTGAACCCGCCGTGACCGACTACTTCGTTTGTGCTTCGCAGAAGGAAGCGCACATGCGCTGGCTGGCCGATACCCTGGTGTCGGCCGGTGCGGTCGAGGCCGCGTCGCTGGAGCCGGGCGTGCTCGCTCAGCGCATCACGGGACTCAATCCGGCGCTCGTCTTCATCGATTTCACCGAACGCGGCGAAGCAGCGAGCGTCGCTGCCGCCACGGTACGCGCCGCGCATCCGGGCCTGCCGATCGTCGCGCTCGGCTCGCTCGCGCAGCCGGAGAGCGCGCTTGCCGCACTGCGGGCCGGCGTGCGCGACTTCATCGACGTATCCGCATCGGCCGAGGACGCGCTGCGCACGACGCGCGGATTGTTGTCGCACGTCAGCGAGCCGGCGAGTCGCCACGGCAAGGTCGTCGCGTTGCTTGGGGCGCGCGCCGGCATGGGGGTGAGCACGCTTGCCGCCAATCTTGCCGTGTGGCTGCAGAAGCGTGCGCTTGGCCCGGGCGCGGCGGGTGTTCCGGAGGGCGGCGCGCCGGCCGGCCGTCAAACAGCGCTGATCGATCTGGGGCTGCCCGCCGGCGATAGCGCACTGTTCCTGAACACGCGCTGCGAATTCCATTTCATCGACGCCGTGCAGAATCTGCGCCGCATCGACCGCACCTTCGTGAACACCGCGCTGACCCGGCACCAGAGCGGCGTCGCGTTGACGACGCTGCCGCCGGATCTCGGCGGGTTGCGCGACGTGTCGTATGCGTCGTGCATCGGTTTGCTGAACCGCCTTCGCGCGTTTTTCGATCAGCAGGTCGTCGATCTCGGCGGGTTCTCGAACCGCGAGTTCGTCACGCAGATCGCTGCGTCGGCCGATGCGGCGTGGCTCGTCTGCGATCAGGGCGTCGCGTCGATCGTGTCCGCGGCCGACCTGCTCACCGGGCTGCGCGATGCAGGCGTCGATACCGACCGTGTCAAGCTCGTGGTCAACCAGTACGATCCCGCGCTGGGCCTGATGCCCGGGCAGATCGCCGAGCGTCTCGGTCTGGCGTTGGTCGGGTCCTTGCCCGCGCGCCGCGTCGCGATCGGCCATGCTGCGAACCAGGGACGGCTCATCGTCGATGCGGCGGAACGCGATCCGTACGTGCGCGCGCTCGAATCCCTCGCCGCGCGGCTGCCCGGCGTGTCGGGCATGGCAGGCGCGTCGCGCGTCGCGCCGGGCCTGTCCGCGCTCAAACGTTTCATTCAACCCTCGTCCAAGCGGTCGTAA
- a CDS encoding pilus assembly protein TadG-related protein has translation MAMRADQSQAARRRGPGAPPGPRQRGSIAIMASIWLAVAVIVLSGIDIGRFYSERRHMQAAADLAALSSVMKVSADTSCTAAKLAAQQVANPSANSVPANATVSVTCGVWTAPQSSGGAALFTPTAGDPLNGQCGGLSAGSASGQSANAVCVSVSEPVTGFFRSGTTISASALAKSTPTDTFTLTTSLATLNGGLANQLLQTLTGSPNALSLSAVDYQGLAQVNLKLAGILANLPVGSNTAVLNGTVTLGQLANAVVQAATQQSPLGANLNVLNAIVVALCSGSVCGGPQIALNQLVSAAVANGSSAVDASVNALGLLSTALQVANGTNAVAIPSITVQTPTALAPLLNATVSGSVSLAGTPPSTASGPPGPSNCGTSDCLTNTSTAQGNVFLDTSISLLSTCSNGSLVFPGGTCPSGKATPLTAVRLPITAYVAPAKAGLASVTCSANGTKSATVNVQTGVVAVYLGGTANTPINLNAPTTYTPSGSAPPLTLVSVNLQSLLNLLNLGGLVSGLTTLVKVLTFGVLDLTQISVNINLTPGQLTLPVANQNPTQLVFTYPGSLASPYMLSTGTDQLLSPAVQGALNSGLSVQLTANSGLLDALGLVVTPVLNVVLGPILSALGATLVPLLLQPIDSLLTSVTGLLGLSLGNAYVTNTPDSIKCGNPMLVQ, from the coding sequence ATGGCGATGCGCGCAGACCAATCACAGGCGGCCCGGCGACGCGGTCCCGGCGCACCGCCGGGACCGCGCCAGCGCGGCTCCATCGCGATCATGGCGTCGATCTGGCTGGCGGTTGCCGTCATCGTCCTGAGCGGGATCGATATCGGCCGCTTCTATTCCGAACGACGCCATATGCAGGCGGCTGCCGACCTGGCCGCGCTGTCGTCGGTCATGAAGGTCAGTGCGGATACGTCCTGCACTGCGGCGAAGCTCGCAGCCCAGCAAGTGGCGAACCCGTCGGCGAATTCCGTACCGGCAAACGCGACCGTTTCCGTCACGTGCGGCGTGTGGACGGCGCCTCAATCCAGTGGCGGTGCCGCGCTGTTTACGCCGACCGCCGGCGATCCGCTCAACGGCCAATGCGGCGGCTTGTCGGCCGGATCGGCCAGCGGCCAGTCGGCCAACGCCGTGTGCGTGAGCGTTTCCGAGCCGGTGACCGGCTTTTTCCGCAGCGGCACGACGATCAGTGCGTCGGCCCTTGCGAAGAGCACGCCGACCGATACCTTTACGCTGACCACCTCGCTCGCGACGTTGAATGGCGGGCTGGCCAACCAGTTGCTGCAGACGCTGACCGGGTCGCCCAACGCGTTGAGTCTGAGCGCTGTCGATTACCAGGGGCTGGCGCAAGTCAACCTGAAGCTGGCGGGCATTCTCGCCAATTTGCCGGTCGGCTCCAACACGGCCGTACTGAACGGTACCGTGACCCTTGGCCAGTTGGCCAACGCGGTGGTGCAGGCGGCGACCCAGCAGAGTCCGCTGGGTGCGAACCTGAACGTTCTGAACGCGATCGTCGTTGCGCTCTGTTCCGGCAGCGTCTGCGGCGGCCCGCAGATCGCGCTCAACCAGCTGGTTTCCGCCGCGGTCGCCAATGGCAGCTCTGCCGTTGACGCCAGCGTCAACGCGCTGGGATTGTTGTCGACCGCGCTTCAGGTCGCGAACGGCACGAACGCCGTCGCCATCCCGAGCATCACGGTCCAGACGCCGACCGCGCTCGCGCCGCTGCTGAACGCGACGGTGTCGGGCTCCGTGTCGCTTGCCGGGACGCCGCCGTCCACGGCGAGCGGCCCGCCCGGACCGTCGAATTGCGGGACGTCCGATTGCCTGACGAACACGTCGACTGCACAAGGGAACGTGTTCCTGGACACGTCGATATCGCTGCTGTCGACGTGCTCCAACGGTTCCCTGGTTTTTCCTGGGGGGACCTGCCCGTCAGGCAAGGCGACGCCACTGACGGCCGTTCGACTGCCGATCACGGCGTATGTCGCGCCGGCGAAGGCCGGGCTCGCATCGGTCACCTGTTCAGCGAACGGCACGAAAAGCGCGACAGTGAACGTGCAGACCGGGGTGGTTGCCGTGTATCTCGGCGGGACGGCGAATACGCCGATCAATCTCAATGCCCCGACCACCTATACGCCCAGCGGTAGCGCACCGCCGCTCACGCTGGTGTCGGTCAACCTGCAGAGCCTGCTCAATCTGTTGAACCTCGGCGGGCTGGTTTCCGGGTTGACAACGTTGGTTAAAGTCTTGACGTTCGGGGTGCTCGACCTGACCCAGATCTCGGTCAACATCAACCTGACGCCCGGGCAGTTGACGCTTCCCGTCGCCAATCAAAATCCGACGCAGTTGGTGTTTACCTATCCCGGGAGTCTGGCATCACCGTATATGTTGAGCACCGGAACGGATCAGTTGCTGTCACCCGCGGTTCAAGGCGCGCTTAACAGCGGCCTGTCGGTGCAGTTGACGGCGAATAGCGGCTTGCTGGACGCGCTGGGCCTGGTAGTGACTCCCGTGCTGAATGTCGTGCTCGGGCCGATTTTGTCCGCACTGGGAGCTACACTCGTTCCGCTCCTCCTACAACCGATCGATTCCCTGCTGACCTCGGTCACCGGCTTGCTCGGCTTGAGTCTGGGGAACGCTTATGTCACAAATACACCGGACTCGATCAAATGCGGCAATCCGATGCTCGTGCAATGA
- a CDS encoding tetratricopeptide repeat protein — MKRISGMVRHAGVMTAVLLLGACATKDGGYGVNAQTERAALIQAADQKQAVPDTPAMYLGLIQRMQAQGLYYASLAHIDAYDKTYGVSPDTILLRADALRMTDQPAAGAAAYSQLLKTPLAARGYRGLGLIAGAAGDFGQAVQALTQASDLAPTDASLLSDLAYAKLRNGDVVGARVPLMKAAELDQRNPKIVSNLALYLLAAGRAQDAQRLMSQQHVPADIRKDIGSDAAKIAAAAHAQQRAVATPPVVARRAATAPIAPMANNFGYDQTVPLLQRFAQ, encoded by the coding sequence ATGAAGCGGATCAGCGGAATGGTGAGGCACGCAGGCGTGATGACGGCGGTGCTGCTGCTCGGCGCGTGCGCGACCAAGGATGGCGGGTACGGCGTGAATGCGCAGACCGAGCGTGCAGCGCTGATTCAGGCGGCCGACCAGAAGCAGGCGGTGCCGGATACGCCGGCGATGTATCTCGGCCTGATCCAGCGAATGCAGGCGCAGGGCCTTTATTACGCGTCGCTCGCGCACATCGATGCTTACGACAAGACCTACGGTGTGTCGCCGGACACGATTCTGCTGCGCGCGGACGCGCTGCGGATGACCGACCAGCCGGCTGCCGGCGCGGCAGCGTATTCGCAGTTGCTGAAGACGCCGCTCGCCGCACGCGGTTACCGGGGGCTTGGACTGATCGCCGGCGCGGCCGGGGATTTCGGCCAGGCGGTACAGGCACTGACGCAGGCGTCCGACCTTGCGCCGACTGACGCGTCGCTTCTGTCCGATCTCGCCTATGCGAAATTGCGCAATGGCGATGTGGTCGGCGCGCGGGTGCCGTTGATGAAGGCGGCGGAACTGGATCAGCGCAATCCGAAGATCGTCAGCAACCTCGCGCTGTACCTGCTCGCTGCCGGGCGCGCCCAGGACGCACAGCGGTTGATGAGCCAGCAGCATGTGCCGGCGGATATCCGCAAGGACATCGGCAGCGACGCCGCGAAAATTGCGGCTGCCGCACACGCGCAACAGCGTGCGGTTGCGACGCCGCCGGTGGTGGCGCGGCGTGCCGCGACCGCGCCGATCGCGCCGATGGCAAACAATTTCGGCTATGACCAGACCGTGCCGCTGCTGCAACGGTTTGCACAATGA
- a CDS encoding DUF2968 domain-containing protein, whose translation MSHMTGLGRACVLLAMVGGMQVTYAQGLAGDGSPAVQQASAQVAAIPVIDQQVQASVQPQAGESSGPSTVEELQRQIQAHSLTEMRTSYNGSYGASLLFSVKDGSYFVALFQQKAFWRVIKTYDDTRAEAIYRDFSRQAERLAVNELRAAKLESQKTQMDRQIEVTQERARRLQADISIAREQQAAVADRQKNVRNETAALQAQQAQLQSQLRALQQQVRSLQREADAGLPTTAH comes from the coding sequence ATGAGCCATATGACGGGGTTGGGGCGGGCGTGTGTGTTGCTCGCGATGGTGGGAGGCATGCAGGTCACGTACGCGCAGGGATTGGCCGGCGATGGGTCGCCGGCGGTACAGCAGGCGTCCGCGCAGGTCGCAGCGATTCCGGTGATCGATCAGCAGGTTCAGGCGTCGGTGCAGCCGCAGGCGGGTGAGTCGAGCGGGCCGAGCACGGTCGAGGAACTGCAGCGCCAGATCCAGGCGCATTCGCTGACGGAAATGCGCACCAGCTACAACGGGAGCTACGGCGCGAGCCTGCTGTTCAGCGTGAAGGACGGTTCGTATTTCGTCGCGCTGTTCCAGCAGAAGGCGTTCTGGCGCGTGATCAAGACTTACGACGATACGCGTGCGGAAGCGATCTATCGCGATTTCTCGCGCCAGGCGGAACGGCTGGCCGTCAACGAGTTGCGCGCGGCGAAGCTGGAATCGCAGAAGACGCAGATGGACCGGCAGATCGAAGTGACGCAGGAGCGGGCGCGGCGTCTGCAGGCCGACATCTCGATCGCGCGCGAGCAGCAGGCAGCGGTCGCGGATCGCCAGAAGAATGTACGCAACGAAACGGCGGCATTGCAGGCGCAACAGGCGCAGCTTCAGTCGCAACTGCGTGCACTGCAGCAGCAGGTGAGGTCGTTGCAGCGCGAGGCCGATGCGGGTTTGCCGACGACGGCACACTGA